From Sediminibacterium sp. TEGAF015, a single genomic window includes:
- the argH gene encoding argininosuccinate lyase, whose product MKLWSKENTATTNAVEKFTVGKDKDFDALLAPFDVLGSIAHVTMLSQIGLLTPEEKNLLVKELQKIFVLVTQPDFSIPEGVEDIHSYVEFILTQNLGDLGKKIHSARSRNDQVLVDIKLYLRSEIKSIAEQTQSLFQLLQAQSEKFKNNLLPGYTHLQLAMPSSFGLWFGAYAESLVDDLIVLESAYQVVNKNPLGSAAGYGSSFPINRTLTTQLLGFEHLNYNVVYAQMGRGKTERIVAAALANIADTLARMSMDACLYLNQNFGFISFPADLTTGSSIMPHKKNPDVFELTRSYCNRLKALPNEIALMTTNLPSGYQRDLQLLKEHLFPAFNELSNCLQMMELMLSNISVKEHIADAEQYQFMFSVEEVNKLVMQGVPFRDAYQQVGNAIEKGQFTYSTQINHTHEGSIGNLCNAEIGQMMDTVLKRFQFSKATTAINALLA is encoded by the coding sequence ATGAAATTATGGAGTAAGGAAAATACAGCAACCACTAATGCTGTAGAAAAGTTTACTGTAGGTAAAGACAAAGATTTTGATGCGCTGTTGGCCCCCTTTGATGTATTGGGTTCTATTGCTCATGTTACCATGCTATCACAGATTGGCTTATTGACTCCTGAAGAAAAGAATCTGCTGGTAAAAGAGTTACAAAAAATATTTGTACTGGTTACTCAACCAGATTTCTCCATCCCGGAAGGTGTGGAAGATATTCACTCTTATGTTGAGTTCATTTTAACACAGAATCTGGGTGATTTAGGAAAGAAGATCCATAGTGCAAGAAGTAGAAATGATCAAGTACTAGTAGATATTAAATTGTATCTGAGATCAGAAATAAAAAGTATTGCAGAACAAACCCAGTCTTTATTCCAATTGCTCCAAGCACAAAGCGAAAAATTTAAAAATAATTTATTGCCTGGCTATACGCACTTACAATTAGCTATGCCCTCTTCCTTTGGTCTTTGGTTTGGTGCCTATGCGGAGAGCCTGGTTGACGATTTGATTGTTTTGGAATCTGCTTATCAGGTGGTGAATAAAAACCCACTGGGATCTGCAGCAGGATATGGATCTTCTTTTCCTATTAACAGAACACTTACTACCCAATTACTTGGATTTGAGCATTTAAATTATAATGTTGTTTATGCGCAAATGGGCAGAGGCAAAACAGAAAGAATTGTTGCGGCAGCGCTTGCCAATATAGCGGATACATTGGCCAGAATGAGTATGGATGCCTGTTTGTACCTGAATCAGAATTTTGGTTTTATTAGTTTCCCTGCAGATCTAACTACGGGTTCCAGTATCATGCCGCATAAAAAGAATCCGGATGTATTTGAATTGACAAGATCTTACTGTAACCGACTTAAAGCATTGCCTAATGAAATTGCTTTAATGACCACCAACCTGCCATCCGGATATCAGCGTGATTTGCAACTTCTTAAAGAACATTTATTTCCGGCATTCAATGAATTAAGTAATTGTTTGCAGATGATGGAATTAATGCTCAGCAATATTTCAGTTAAAGAACATATTGCGGATGCGGAACAATATCAGTTCATGTTTAGTGTAGAGGAAGTAAACAAACTGGTTATGCAGGGGGTTCCTTTCCGGGATGCTTACCAGCAGGTGGGCAATGCTATTGAAAAAGGCCAGTTTACCTATTCAACCCAGATTAACCATACCCATGAAGGAAGTATTGGAAATTTGTGTAATGCTGAAATTGGCCAAATGATGGATACTGTATTGAAAAGGTTCCAATTTAGCAAAGCCACAACAGCCATCAACGCACTTTTGGCTTAA
- a CDS encoding M20 family metallo-hydrolase — translation MADIEVLYNEALILLHELISIPSYSREESNTANAIEKFLSKKTIPVNRHLNNIWAVNQYFDPQKPTLLLNSHHDTVKPNAGYTKDPFAPLIETDKLFGLGSNDAGASLVSLIAAFIHYYPQQHLNYNIVLAATAEEEISGLNGIVALIPLIPTPAFAIVGEPTLLNLAIAERGLLVIDANTKGIAGHAAREEGDNALYKAIEDIQWIRQYQFDKISEWLGPVKMTVTSFHTDNKQHNVVPATADFIIDIRVNELYSFDEILSILSANLRSEFAPRSTRLKSTGIPVDHPIVQAGINLGKTCYGSPTTSDKALMPFPALKVGPGDSARSHTADEFVYLNEIKNGIEFYIKLLKQVL, via the coding sequence ATGGCTGATATAGAAGTACTATATAATGAAGCGCTTATTCTACTGCATGAGCTGATATCGATTCCTTCCTATAGCAGAGAAGAATCGAATACGGCCAATGCGATTGAAAAATTTCTCAGCAAAAAGACAATACCTGTTAATAGACACTTAAATAATATATGGGCGGTTAATCAGTATTTTGATCCTCAAAAACCTACTCTATTATTAAACTCTCATCACGATACAGTTAAGCCGAATGCGGGATATACAAAAGATCCTTTTGCACCATTGATTGAAACAGATAAGTTGTTCGGTTTAGGTAGCAATGACGCGGGGGCTTCTCTTGTTTCCCTCATAGCAGCCTTTATACATTATTATCCGCAACAGCATCTGAATTACAATATTGTATTGGCTGCAACAGCAGAGGAAGAAATTTCAGGACTCAATGGGATAGTGGCCTTGATTCCCTTGATACCAACTCCAGCATTTGCGATTGTGGGCGAACCTACTTTGTTGAATCTGGCCATTGCTGAAAGAGGCTTACTGGTAATAGATGCCAACACAAAAGGAATTGCCGGACATGCGGCCAGAGAAGAAGGAGACAATGCATTATACAAAGCCATTGAAGATATTCAGTGGATACGGCAGTATCAATTTGACAAAATCAGTGAGTGGCTGGGGCCAGTAAAGATGACGGTAACTTCTTTTCATACCGACAATAAGCAGCATAATGTAGTGCCTGCAACTGCTGATTTTATTATTGATATTCGCGTGAATGAACTGTATAGTTTCGATGAAATACTCAGCATATTGTCTGCCAACCTTCGCAGTGAATTTGCCCCTAGAAGTACCCGATTAAAATCTACAGGCATTCCGGTTGATCATCCGATAGTACAAGCAGGGATCAATCTAGGTAAAACCTGTTATGGAAGCCCTACAACAAGTGACAAGGCTTTGATGCCATTTCCCGCGTTAAAAGTGGGGCCTGGTGATAGTGCCAGAAGCCATACGGCGGATGAGTTTGTGTATTTGAATGAAATAAAAAATGGAATCGAATTTTATATTAAGCTTTTAAAGCAGGTGCTATGA
- the argB gene encoding acetylglutamate kinase yields MNPLFIIKIGGNIVDDEMALEHFLSSFAAIPFPKILVHGGGKLATRVAEAMGIQQQMIEGRRITDAETLKIVTMVYAGFINKNIISKLQSKQNNSVGITGADGNAILAHKRISKTDYGFVGDVDWVNTAFFHQLLDNGYVPVVAPITHNGEGQLLNTNADTMAQSIATALSKQYAVTLIYSFEKSGVLLDVQDESSCIAVLTPDYYQSLKEKQLIFAGMIPKLDNAFAAIHAGVAKVIIGNAAALPKLMEGKTGTTIQYG; encoded by the coding sequence ATGAACCCTTTATTCATCATAAAGATTGGCGGAAATATTGTGGATGATGAAATGGCGTTAGAACATTTTCTATCCTCTTTTGCTGCTATACCTTTTCCTAAGATATTGGTGCATGGTGGTGGTAAACTAGCTACCAGAGTAGCTGAAGCCATGGGGATTCAGCAGCAGATGATAGAAGGAAGAAGAATTACCGATGCGGAAACCCTGAAGATTGTTACCATGGTATATGCTGGTTTTATTAATAAGAATATTATTAGCAAGCTTCAATCCAAACAAAACAATTCGGTAGGTATCACCGGTGCAGATGGAAATGCTATTCTTGCACATAAACGTATTTCCAAAACAGACTATGGATTTGTGGGGGATGTAGATTGGGTAAATACAGCCTTTTTTCATCAACTACTGGACAACGGTTATGTTCCTGTTGTTGCACCCATTACCCATAATGGCGAAGGACAATTATTAAATACCAATGCAGATACTATGGCACAATCTATTGCAACTGCATTGAGTAAACAGTATGCTGTTACTTTAATTTATTCTTTTGAAAAATCAGGTGTTTTACTGGATGTACAGGATGAGTCTTCCTGCATTGCTGTTTTAACGCCAGACTATTATCAATCTCTTAAAGAAAAGCAGCTGATTTTTGCAGGAATGATTCCTAAATTAGACAATGCATTTGCTGCTATTCATGCCGGGGTTGCGAAAGTGATTATAGGAAATGCTGCCGCGCTTCCCAAATTAATGGAAGGGAAAACCGGAACAACTATTCAATATGGCTGA
- a CDS encoding Rossmann-fold NAD(P)-binding domain-containing protein: MKHFISVSDVGNVSALVAKALQYKLSPYADLHLGRGKRIGLLFLNPSLRTRLSSQVAASNLGMEAIVFNVDKEGWALEFQEGAVMNGTTVEHIKDAAPVLGQYFDVLAIRTFPSLKNREEDYSELFIKQFIRFAGVPVVSLESATLHPLQSLTDLVTIQESLVEHPLQGKKPKVVLTWAPHIKPLPQCVANSFAEWVNAWGGAEFVITHPKGYELDEKFTKGATIEYDQQKALAEADFVYVKNWSSYQQYGQVLCSDKNWMLTNQSLQSTNIAKVMHCLPVRRNIELSDEILDGENSLVTRQAGNRVWAAQAVLAEILNACK, from the coding sequence ATGAAACATTTTATTTCTGTATCAGATGTGGGTAATGTTAGCGCTTTGGTAGCTAAGGCATTACAATACAAACTAAGTCCCTACGCGGACCTGCATTTGGGAAGAGGCAAAAGAATTGGCCTGTTGTTTTTAAATCCAAGTTTAAGAACCCGTTTAAGTTCTCAGGTAGCAGCGAGCAATCTGGGCATGGAAGCGATTGTTTTTAATGTAGATAAAGAAGGATGGGCTTTGGAGTTTCAGGAAGGCGCCGTGATGAATGGAACAACTGTTGAGCATATCAAAGATGCTGCTCCGGTTTTGGGCCAGTACTTTGATGTTTTGGCAATACGTACTTTTCCGTCTTTGAAAAACAGAGAAGAAGATTATAGTGAGTTGTTTATTAAACAATTCATACGTTTTGCAGGTGTTCCTGTAGTAAGTTTGGAAAGTGCAACCTTACATCCTTTGCAGTCTTTAACTGATTTGGTAACCATTCAGGAGTCTTTGGTGGAGCATCCTTTACAAGGGAAAAAGCCTAAAGTGGTGCTTACATGGGCGCCACATATAAAACCATTGCCTCAATGTGTTGCCAATAGTTTTGCTGAGTGGGTTAATGCCTGGGGTGGTGCTGAATTTGTTATTACCCATCCAAAAGGCTATGAATTGGATGAGAAATTTACAAAAGGAGCAACCATTGAATACGATCAGCAGAAAGCTTTAGCCGAGGCTGATTTTGTGTATGTTAAAAACTGGAGTAGTTACCAGCAATATGGTCAAGTATTATGTTCTGATAAAAATTGGATGTTAACCAATCAATCTTTGCAGAGCACCAATATTGCCAAAGTAATGCACTGTTTACCTGTCCGTAGGAATATAGAGTTGAGTGATGAAATTTTAGATGGTGAAAATAGCCTGGTTACCCGACAGGCAGGCAATCGTGTCTGGGCAGCACAGGCTGTTCTTGCAGAAATATTAAATGCTTGTAAATAA
- a CDS encoding aspartate aminotransferase family protein, whose protein sequence is MKLFDVYPLNNITITRAQGSYVWDKDGVQYLDMYGGHAVISIGHTHPHWVKRIETQLEAIAFYSNSIQIPLQQELADKLGMLSGKADYQLFLCNSGAEANENALKLASFHTGRKKIVAFSKSFHGRTSLAVAATDNPGIVAPVNETDNIIFLPFNDEAALQECFKNHGNEIAAVIIEGIQGVGGIVPASISFLQLIRSLCDASGAVYIADSVQCGYGRTGQFFAHDVAGVNADIYSMAKGMGNGFPIGGILIAPHIQPKHGMLGTTFGGNHLACVAALAVLEVMESEQLIEMAKQRGMYLMNQLKCIEGIENVRGRGLMIGFDVPERIKGLKKLLLEKYNIFTGEAKPNVIRLLPSLALTRKQADEFLEALTEAIAELENPPA, encoded by the coding sequence ATGAAATTATTTGATGTATATCCGTTAAACAATATTACCATCACAAGAGCTCAGGGTTCTTATGTGTGGGATAAAGATGGTGTTCAGTATCTAGACATGTATGGTGGCCATGCGGTAATCAGCATTGGTCATACGCATCCGCATTGGGTAAAGCGGATAGAAACCCAATTAGAAGCTATAGCTTTTTATTCCAATTCTATTCAGATTCCTTTACAACAGGAGCTGGCAGACAAACTGGGTATGTTAAGCGGAAAAGCAGATTATCAATTATTTCTTTGCAATAGTGGAGCAGAAGCGAATGAAAATGCATTGAAGCTAGCATCTTTTCACACGGGTAGAAAAAAAATTGTTGCTTTTTCCAAATCCTTCCACGGACGAACTTCACTCGCAGTTGCAGCTACTGATAATCCCGGTATTGTAGCACCGGTTAATGAAACAGATAATATTATATTTCTGCCATTTAATGACGAAGCCGCATTGCAGGAATGTTTCAAGAATCATGGAAATGAAATTGCTGCAGTAATTATCGAGGGTATTCAGGGTGTTGGGGGTATTGTTCCTGCAAGCATCTCTTTTCTGCAATTAATCAGATCCTTATGTGATGCTTCCGGCGCTGTTTATATTGCCGATAGCGTTCAGTGTGGCTATGGAAGAACCGGACAGTTTTTTGCACATGATGTTGCAGGAGTGAATGCTGATATTTACTCTATGGCTAAGGGCATGGGGAATGGCTTTCCCATTGGTGGCATTTTGATTGCTCCCCATATACAACCTAAACATGGTATGCTGGGAACTACGTTTGGTGGTAATCATCTCGCTTGTGTAGCAGCCCTTGCCGTTCTGGAAGTAATGGAATCAGAACAGTTGATTGAAATGGCCAAACAAAGGGGCATGTACCTGATGAATCAGCTAAAGTGCATTGAGGGGATTGAAAACGTTAGAGGCAGAGGATTGATGATTGGATTTGATGTGCCTGAACGCATAAAAGGGTTAAAAAAGTTATTGCTGGAGAAGTACAATATTTTTACGGGAGAAGCCAAACCCAATGTAATAAGATTATTACCCTCGCTGGCATTAACCAGAAAACAGGCTGATGAATTTTTGGAAGCTTTGACGGAAGCAATAGCTGAACTTGAAAATCCCCCTGCATAA
- the argC gene encoding N-acetyl-gamma-glutamyl-phosphate reductase, which produces MIKAGIVGGAGYTGGELIRILLNHPDVTIQFVHSTSNAGKFLYQVHTDLIGETDLIFSAVLSNDIDVLFLCMGHGDAKTFLENNSINDSIKIIDLSQDFRLNSASLFGNRSFVYGLPELNKAAIVSAQNIANPGCFATAIQLALLPLAEAGVLGDIYTTGITGSTGAGQGLSATSHFSWRANNIEAYKSLAHQHVKEITQSFNQLQKGDALTADGSGRGLHFVPWRGDFTRGIYTSSTIEIGIPYEEVQQIYTSFYADAAFTFVSGSMINLKQVVNTNKCLIFTEKQGSKLIVHSAIDNLLKGASGQAVQNMNLMFGLDESAGLKLKASYF; this is translated from the coding sequence ATGATTAAGGCGGGTATCGTTGGTGGTGCAGGATATACGGGTGGGGAATTGATTCGTATTCTATTGAATCATCCGGATGTAACTATCCAATTTGTTCATAGTACCAGTAATGCAGGAAAATTTCTTTATCAGGTTCATACCGATTTAATTGGTGAGACAGATTTAATTTTCAGTGCAGTTCTGAGCAATGATATTGATGTATTGTTTCTTTGTATGGGCCATGGAGATGCCAAAACATTTCTTGAAAACAACTCCATCAATGATTCAATTAAAATCATTGATTTATCCCAGGATTTTAGACTAAATAGTGCATCGTTGTTTGGCAATCGCAGTTTCGTTTACGGATTGCCTGAATTAAATAAAGCAGCAATTGTCTCAGCACAGAATATTGCCAATCCGGGTTGTTTTGCAACAGCTATACAGTTGGCTTTATTGCCTTTGGCTGAAGCAGGTGTGTTGGGAGATATTTATACAACCGGTATTACAGGTTCAACCGGTGCCGGACAGGGTTTGAGTGCAACTTCTCATTTTAGCTGGAGGGCCAATAATATTGAAGCATATAAATCACTGGCACATCAGCACGTTAAAGAAATCACCCAATCTTTCAATCAACTACAAAAGGGGGATGCACTAACAGCGGATGGTTCTGGAAGAGGATTGCACTTTGTTCCATGGAGAGGTGATTTTACCAGAGGAATTTATACCAGTTCAACTATTGAAATTGGTATTCCTTACGAAGAAGTGCAGCAAATCTATACTAGCTTTTATGCGGATGCAGCATTCACTTTTGTGAGTGGTTCAATGATTAACCTAAAGCAGGTAGTTAACACCAACAAGTGTTTGATTTTTACAGAGAAGCAGGGAAGCAAATTGATTGTTCATTCTGCTATTGATAATTTATTAAAAGGGGCCAGTGGTCAGGCGGTTCAGAATATGAATCTGATGTTTGGTTTGGATGAGTCTGCCGGGTTAAAATTAAAAGCCAGTTATTTTTAG
- a CDS encoding argininosuccinate synthase: MQAKKLVLGFSGGLDTTYCAIYLSQEKGYEVHSVIVNTGGFTEDELKQIEKHAYALGVKTHTTINAIKSYYDSIVKYLIYGNVLKNNTYPLSVSAERLSQALHIAEHAKKMNAVAVAHGSTGAGNDQVRFDMIFNIMIPGIEIITPIRDLQLSREAEIEYLQSKGVQMNFQKAAYSINKGLWGTSVGGKETLYSKGILPEEAWPTPVTKTGEEEMKIHFEKGAITWVNNQHFTHPAHAIQYIQSIAAPYGIGRDIHVGDTIIGIKGRVGFEAAAPMVIIKAHHALEKHVLTKWQLNWKDQLAQFYGNWLHEGQIMDPVMRNIEAFLTDSQDQVTGSVFVQLLPHRFQIIGIESPFDLMSSKFGKYGEMNSGWTGADVRGFSKIFGNQTAIYHHIKNASHD, from the coding sequence ATGCAAGCAAAGAAACTAGTACTAGGATTTAGCGGAGGATTAGATACTACATACTGTGCAATTTATTTATCTCAGGAAAAAGGATATGAAGTTCATAGTGTAATTGTAAATACCGGAGGATTCACCGAAGATGAGTTGAAACAGATTGAAAAGCATGCTTATGCTTTGGGTGTAAAAACACATACTACTATTAATGCCATCAAGAGCTACTACGATTCAATTGTTAAATATCTGATTTATGGTAATGTTTTAAAGAATAATACTTATCCGCTCAGTGTAAGTGCTGAAAGGTTAAGTCAGGCTTTGCATATCGCAGAACATGCAAAAAAAATGAACGCCGTTGCAGTAGCACATGGAAGTACAGGAGCAGGTAATGATCAGGTAAGATTTGACATGATTTTCAATATCATGATTCCCGGTATTGAAATCATAACGCCTATCAGAGATCTGCAACTGAGCAGAGAAGCTGAAATTGAATACCTACAGTCAAAAGGTGTTCAGATGAATTTTCAGAAAGCAGCTTATTCCATTAATAAGGGATTGTGGGGAACCAGTGTAGGAGGAAAAGAAACATTGTATTCAAAAGGAATTTTACCGGAAGAAGCGTGGCCAACACCTGTAACCAAAACCGGTGAGGAAGAAATGAAAATTCATTTTGAAAAAGGAGCAATTACCTGGGTAAACAATCAGCATTTTACGCATCCGGCTCATGCCATTCAATACATACAGTCTATTGCTGCCCCTTATGGCATTGGCAGAGATATACATGTGGGTGATACCATTATTGGAATTAAAGGAAGAGTAGGATTTGAAGCGGCTGCACCCATGGTGATTATCAAAGCGCATCATGCTTTGGAAAAACACGTTCTTACTAAATGGCAGTTGAATTGGAAAGATCAGCTTGCGCAGTTTTATGGTAACTGGCTACATGAGGGTCAAATCATGGATCCGGTTATGCGCAATATTGAAGCATTTCTAACTGATTCTCAAGATCAGGTTACCGGGTCAGTTTTTGTGCAATTGCTCCCGCATCGTTTTCAAATTATTGGTATAGAATCTCCTTTCGATTTAATGAGCAGTAAATTTGGTAAGTACGGAGAAATGAACTCAGGTTGGACAGGAGCAGATGTTAGAGGATTCTCAAAGATTTTTGGGAACCAGACAGCCATTTATCATCATATAAAAAACGCTTCCCATGATTAA
- a CDS encoding GNAT family N-acetyltransferase: MEQSIIVRVATADDVHFASTITDEMESSAKARGTGIAKRSPEYVANKMREGKAVIALTPQGEWVGFCYIEVWGHEQFVANSGLIVSPAFRKSGVAKQIKQTIFNLSRTKYPAAKIFGLTTGLAVMKINSELGYEPVTYSELTDDEEFWAGCKSCVNYDILMSKDRKNCMCTAMLYDPADHYEPEETIADFKQNSKLYERFMKVKQSKLLKWFRKKAMKSYFIQF, from the coding sequence TTGGAACAGTCAATTATTGTTCGTGTAGCTACTGCCGATGATGTGCATTTTGCCTCCACCATTACAGATGAAATGGAGTCCTCTGCAAAAGCCAGAGGTACGGGTATTGCTAAAAGAAGTCCAGAATATGTGGCTAACAAAATGCGGGAGGGAAAAGCAGTTATTGCACTAACTCCTCAAGGAGAATGGGTAGGGTTTTGCTACATAGAAGTTTGGGGACATGAGCAATTTGTAGCCAATAGTGGCTTGATTGTATCGCCTGCCTTCAGAAAAAGCGGAGTGGCCAAGCAAATTAAGCAGACAATTTTTAATTTATCCAGAACCAAATATCCAGCAGCCAAAATTTTTGGATTAACCACAGGACTTGCGGTAATGAAAATTAACAGTGAGTTGGGCTATGAACCTGTTACCTACAGCGAATTAACCGATGACGAGGAGTTCTGGGCTGGCTGCAAGAGTTGTGTGAACTATGATATCCTGATGAGTAAGGACAGAAAAAATTGCATGTGTACTGCCATGTTGTATGATCCTGCTGATCATTATGAGCCCGAAGAGACCATTGCCGATTTTAAACAGAATTCAAAGTTATATGAACGCTTTATGAAAGTAAAGCAAAGTAAACTGCTTAAGTGGTTTAGGAAGAAGGCAATGAAAAGTTATTTTATTCAATTTTAA